Genomic window (Bacillota bacterium LX-D):
CTAGCATTCAGTTCTTTTATTTTTCTTTCAGCCTGGATGGCATAAGAAGTAGAAGTAAAGGTATAAAGGCAATATTCTTCTTGTCTTTCCAAAAATTTTACCTCCCACAATTATGAAAACTATATAAAACAACCCATCATAAAAGATGGGCTACTTTACTTTTTCTTGCAAAAGTTTATTATACTTATTTATACCCTCTTCATATAAATCAGATCCATAACAATCATTAATAACTACAACTGGTAAATCATTTACTTCCAGTCTATAAATCGCCTCTGGCCCTAAATCAGGATAGGCAACTAACTTGGCCTTGGTAATGCATTTGGAAATTAAAGCAGCTGCGCCTCCAAGAGCCGCCATGTATACTGATTTACAATCTTGTAACGCTGTACGAACAGCTTGAGATCGTGTTCCCTTACCGATAACTCCTTTTAAACCAGCTTTTAAAAGTTGGGGAGTGTATGGATCCATTCTGTAACTGGTAGTTGGGCCTACTGAGCCAATAATTCTTCCCGGCTTGGCTGGCGTTGGTCCTGCATAATAGATAATTTGTCCTTGTAAATCAATTGGTAAATCTTGTCCCAGTTCCAATAAATAAGCTAATCTAGAGTGAGCAGCATCTCTAGCAGTATAAATTACCCCTGAAATCAAAACCTTATCTCCAGCTCTTAGCATGGCGATGTTATTGTCAAGGAGAGGTGCTTTCAACTGGATTATCGACATTTCGTTCCTCCTATATGATAACCGATTGATGCCGAGCAACATGACAGTTAATATTAACTGCTACAGGCAAGCTAGCAATATGGCACGGATATAGCTCTATATTAACTGCCAGAGTAGTAGTGCTGCCACCGAAACCTTCTGGACCAATTCCTAAACAGTTTATTTCCGAAAATAGCTCTTTCTCCAATTTAGCCGCTATTGGATCCTGATTATACTGTCCAATTTCCCTCAGTAAAGCTTTTTTAGCTAATAATGGTGCCAATTCGAAGTTTCCACCAATTCCCAGACCTACAATTATAGGAGGGCATGGATTAGGACCTGCTTTTTTAATTGTATCCAGTACAAAACTCTTAACACCTTGTATACCTGCCGAAGGTGTCAGCATAGTTAAGGCAGACATATTTTCACTTCCCCCACCTTTGGGAGCAACCGTTATTTTCAGGCTATCTCCTTCGACGAGCTCTGTATGAATAATAGCAGGAGTATTATCACCGGTATTTTCCCTTTGCAAAGGATTAGACACAATTGATTTTCGCAAATAGCCTTCTGAATAACCTTTTTTTACACCAGCATTGATTGCATCCCTTAGCAAACCGCCGTTTATAAAAACATTCTGTCCAATTTCTACGAATACTACTGCAGTCCCAGTATCCTGACAAATTGGAACCTGTTCTCGACTAGCTATTTCTACGTTACTGTAAAGGTCTTGTAAAATTTCTTTACCCAAAGGTGAAAGTTCCGATTTTGTTGCTTCATCTAACGCAACTTTAACATCATCGCTTAAAAAATAGTTTGCTTTAATGCAAAGTTCTGCAACTGCTTCTACTATTGTACCGTAAGCTATTTCTTTCATTAGTTCCCTCTATCCTACAACTTGTTTAACTATTACTTAATTTACCTAATTGACTTACAACCCAACTTGCCAACACAGTACAATCTTCAGCTGGGAAATAATTACTAACAGAAGAGTCAAATAAAATATTACCTGTAGCTGGGAATTCATCGTCGCCATAATGAATAACCAAAGTCAAAGGTACCATCGGAAATGGATATAAAGTTATACTTTCATC
Coding sequences:
- a CDS encoding Fe-S-containing hydro-lyase, whose translation is MSIIQLKAPLLDNNIAMLRAGDKVLISGVIYTARDAAHSRLAYLLELGQDLPIDLQGQIIYYAGPTPAKPGRIIGSVGPTTSYRMDPYTPQLLKAGLKGVIGKGTRSQAVRTALQDCKSVYMAALGGAAALISKCITKAKLVAYPDLGPEAIYRLEVNDLPVVVINDCYGSDLYEEGINKYNKLLQEKVK
- a CDS encoding fumarate hydratase, translating into MKEIAYGTIVEAVAELCIKANYFLSDDVKVALDEATKSELSPLGKEILQDLYSNVEIASREQVPICQDTGTAVVFVEIGQNVFINGGLLRDAINAGVKKGYSEGYLRKSIVSNPLQRENTGDNTPAIIHTELVEGDSLKITVAPKGGGSENMSALTMLTPSAGIQGVKSFVLDTIKKAGPNPCPPIIVGLGIGGNFELAPLLAKKALLREIGQYNQDPIAAKLEKELFSEINCLGIGPEGFGGSTTTLAVNIELYPCHIASLPVAVNINCHVARHQSVII